Proteins encoded together in one Salarchaeum sp. JOR-1 window:
- a CDS encoding ferritin-like domain-containing protein has protein sequence MSKNDVARLLKQAYQDEIETVMNYMSNSIVLDGVRAEEIKESLQADIQEELGHAEQLGERLKQLDESPPGSGEFEAHQHSLQPPEDTTDVLSVIEGVIDAEEDAINTYRELIDAAEDANDPVTEDLAVTLLADEEAHRTEFRGYRTEYKND, from the coding sequence ATGTCGAAAAACGACGTCGCCCGCCTCCTCAAGCAGGCGTATCAGGACGAAATCGAGACCGTGATGAACTACATGTCGAACTCCATCGTCCTCGACGGCGTGCGCGCCGAGGAGATCAAGGAGTCCCTCCAGGCGGACATTCAAGAAGAGCTCGGGCACGCAGAACAGCTCGGCGAGCGCCTCAAACAGCTCGACGAGTCCCCGCCCGGCTCCGGCGAGTTCGAGGCCCACCAGCACAGCCTCCAGCCGCCCGAGGACACCACGGACGTGCTCTCCGTCATCGAGGGCGTCATCGACGCCGAGGAGGACGCCATCAACACGTACCGCGAACTCATCGACGCCGCCGAGGACGCGAACGACCCCGTGACGGAAGACCTCGCGGTGACGCTGCTCGCGGACGAGGAAGCCCACCGCACGGAGTTCCGCGGCTACCGCACGGAGTACAAGAACGACTAA
- the purD gene encoding phosphoribosylamine--glycine ligase: MTETVLLVGGGGREHAVARSLASDCDLHACASNRNPGIDALAESFETLDETDPDAVAAHAEAVNADLAVIGPETPLAAGVVDALEAADVYAFGPREADARIETDKAFQREFMRDHDIPGCPDFETFTDTEAACEYIDAYDGDLAVKPAGLTGGKGVKVTGDQVTKEEAKAYLREEDYDEVVLEERFVGEEFTVQAFVANGDVRPTPAVQDHKRAFEGDEGPNTGGMGSYSDASRTLPFMTAEDYDDAVDVLEAVVDALPTYRGVLYGQFMLTADGVNVVEFNARFGDPEAMNTLPVMETPLLDVLTAARDGEPLPDLAFEPTATVCKYAVPAGYPTDPEAGARVTVTEDSVGEDAILFYASVDARDDGVYTTTSRSFAVVGLGATIDEAEERASAALADVEDGFRIRDDIGTAALVQRRIDHVERIRE; encoded by the coding sequence ATGACCGAGACCGTGCTCCTCGTCGGCGGCGGCGGCCGCGAACACGCCGTCGCTCGCTCGCTCGCGTCGGACTGCGACCTCCACGCGTGCGCGAGCAACCGCAACCCCGGCATCGACGCGCTCGCCGAGTCGTTCGAGACGCTGGACGAGACCGACCCGGACGCGGTCGCCGCGCACGCCGAGGCCGTGAACGCCGACCTCGCGGTCATCGGCCCCGAGACGCCGCTCGCCGCCGGCGTGGTGGACGCTCTCGAAGCGGCGGACGTGTACGCGTTCGGCCCGCGGGAGGCCGACGCTCGCATCGAGACGGACAAGGCGTTCCAGCGCGAGTTCATGCGCGACCACGACATCCCGGGCTGTCCCGACTTCGAGACGTTCACCGACACCGAGGCCGCCTGCGAGTACATCGACGCCTACGACGGCGACCTCGCGGTGAAGCCCGCGGGCCTCACCGGCGGGAAGGGCGTGAAAGTCACGGGCGACCAGGTGACGAAAGAAGAGGCGAAGGCGTACCTCCGCGAGGAGGACTACGACGAAGTCGTGCTGGAGGAGCGGTTCGTCGGCGAGGAGTTCACGGTGCAGGCGTTCGTCGCGAACGGCGACGTGCGACCGACGCCCGCCGTCCAGGATCACAAGCGCGCCTTCGAGGGCGACGAGGGCCCGAACACCGGCGGCATGGGGAGTTACTCGGACGCCTCGCGGACGCTCCCGTTCATGACCGCCGAGGACTACGACGACGCCGTCGACGTGCTGGAGGCCGTCGTGGACGCTCTCCCGACGTACCGGGGCGTGCTCTACGGCCAGTTCATGCTCACCGCCGACGGCGTCAACGTGGTGGAGTTCAACGCGCGCTTCGGCGACCCCGAGGCGATGAACACGCTCCCCGTCATGGAGACGCCGCTCCTCGACGTGCTCACGGCCGCCAGGGACGGCGAACCCCTCCCCGACCTCGCGTTCGAACCCACTGCCACCGTCTGCAAGTACGCCGTCCCCGCAGGCTATCCGACCGACCCCGAGGCCGGCGCGCGCGTCACCGTCACCGAGGACTCCGTCGGCGAGGACGCCATCCTCTTCTACGCGAGCGTCGACGCCCGCGACGACGGCGTCTACACCACCACCTCCCGCAGCTTCGCCGTCGTCGGTCTCGGTGCCACCATCGACGAGGCAGAGGAACGTGCGAGCGCCGCGCTCGCGGACGTGGAAGACGGCTTCCGGATTCGCGACGACATCGGAACCGCCGCCCTCGTGCAGCGCCGCATCGACCACGTCGAACGCATTCGCGAGTGA
- a CDS encoding thioredoxin domain-containing protein, whose translation MTDPLARNRLSEEGSPYLRQHADNPVHWQPWDDDAIEAARERDRPLFVSIGYSACHWCHVMEEESFSDPDIAATLNDEFVPVKVDREERPDLDDVFMTVCQLVRGGGGWPLSVWLTPELKPFYVGTYFPPDASRNQPGFRQLLDDIAESWRTERADVEARADQWTSAVRGELEDVPDPIDAAPGSDALTAVADAARDRADDEHGGWGGSQKFPQPSRIHALLRAADRTGDDAYTRTATRALDAMADGGLRDHVGGGFHRYCVDRDWTVPHFEKMLYDNAELARAYTAAHQATGDDRYAEIAGETLDFVDRELSDGRAFYATLDARSGDEEGSFYVWTPDEVDAAVADAGDAELFRARYGVTEPGNFEGDTVLTVAESVETLADDHDLRESEVAERLERAREQVFETREGRTRPARDEKVISAWNGLAVRAFAEAGLVLDDAYGERAAAALDFAREELWDAESGALARRWLDGERSGPGYLDDYAFLARGALTTYEATGDHRHLAFALDLSRALVEQFYDENAGALYFSTPDTPLARPQETEDRSTPSPVGVACETLLALDAFAPDDRLGEVVKRVLETQGANIRESPLGHASLALAADTYETGHLELTVAAAELPEDWRRVVADTYLPDRLLSRRPPTDGGLTEWLADLGVSDAPPLWAGREATEGATAYVCRRACSPPLTTGEELSEWIREFRP comes from the coding sequence ATGACCGACCCGCTCGCGCGGAACCGACTGAGCGAGGAGGGCAGTCCGTACCTCCGGCAGCACGCCGACAATCCCGTTCACTGGCAGCCGTGGGACGACGACGCAATCGAAGCGGCGCGGGAACGCGACCGCCCGCTGTTCGTCTCCATCGGGTACTCCGCCTGCCACTGGTGTCACGTGATGGAAGAGGAGTCGTTCTCCGACCCGGACATCGCCGCGACACTGAACGACGAGTTCGTTCCCGTGAAGGTCGATCGGGAGGAGCGCCCCGACCTGGACGACGTGTTCATGACGGTCTGTCAGCTCGTCCGCGGCGGTGGCGGCTGGCCGCTCTCCGTCTGGCTCACCCCCGAGTTGAAGCCGTTCTACGTCGGGACGTACTTCCCGCCGGACGCGAGCCGGAACCAGCCCGGGTTCCGGCAGCTGCTGGACGACATCGCTGAGTCGTGGCGGACGGAGCGCGCGGACGTCGAGGCGCGCGCCGACCAGTGGACGTCGGCGGTTCGGGGCGAACTGGAGGACGTCCCCGACCCGATCGACGCCGCGCCGGGGAGCGACGCGCTCACCGCGGTCGCGGACGCGGCCCGAGACCGCGCGGACGACGAGCACGGCGGGTGGGGCGGGAGTCAGAAGTTCCCGCAGCCGAGTCGGATTCACGCGCTCCTCCGCGCCGCCGACCGAACCGGCGACGACGCCTACACGCGGACGGCGACACGGGCGTTAGACGCGATGGCCGACGGCGGCCTGCGCGACCACGTGGGCGGCGGCTTCCACCGGTACTGCGTCGACCGCGACTGGACGGTGCCGCACTTCGAGAAGATGCTGTACGACAACGCCGAACTCGCCCGCGCCTACACCGCCGCCCACCAGGCCACCGGCGACGACCGGTACGCGGAAATCGCGGGGGAGACGCTCGACTTCGTCGACCGCGAGCTCAGCGACGGACGGGCGTTCTACGCGACGCTGGACGCGCGGAGCGGCGACGAGGAGGGGTCGTTCTACGTCTGGACGCCGGACGAGGTGGACGCCGCCGTCGCGGACGCCGGGGATGCGGAACTGTTCCGGGCGCGCTACGGCGTCACCGAACCGGGGAACTTCGAGGGCGACACCGTGCTCACCGTCGCGGAGTCCGTGGAGACGCTGGCGGACGACCACGACCTGCGCGAATCCGAGGTCGCGGAGCGTCTCGAACGCGCCCGCGAACAGGTCTTCGAGACCCGCGAGGGGCGGACGCGGCCCGCGCGGGACGAGAAGGTGATTTCCGCGTGGAACGGCCTCGCGGTTCGAGCGTTCGCCGAGGCGGGTCTGGTGCTTGACGACGCGTACGGGGAGCGGGCGGCCGCGGCGCTCGACTTCGCGCGCGAGGAACTCTGGGACGCGGAGTCTGGCGCGCTCGCCCGCCGGTGGCTGGACGGGGAGCGCTCCGGGCCGGGCTACCTCGACGACTACGCGTTCCTCGCGCGCGGCGCGCTCACGACGTACGAAGCCACCGGCGACCACCGACACCTCGCGTTCGCGCTCGACCTCTCCCGCGCGCTCGTCGAACAGTTCTACGACGAGAACGCGGGCGCGCTCTACTTCAGCACGCCCGACACGCCGCTCGCGCGCCCGCAGGAGACCGAAGACCGTTCCACGCCCTCGCCCGTCGGCGTCGCCTGCGAGACCCTGCTCGCGCTGGACGCGTTCGCGCCCGACGACCGACTCGGCGAGGTGGTGAAGCGAGTGTTGGAGACGCAGGGCGCGAACATACGGGAGTCGCCGCTCGGCCACGCGTCGCTCGCGCTCGCCGCCGACACCTACGAGACCGGCCACCTCGAACTCACCGTCGCCGCCGCCGAACTTCCAGAAGACTGGCGGCGAGTGGTGGCGGACACCTACCTCCCGGACCGCCTGCTCTCCCGGCGACCGCCGACGGACGGCGGGCTGACGGAGTGGCTCGCCGACCTCGGCGTCTCGGACGCCCCGCCGCTGTGGGCGGGCCGGGAGGCGACCGAGGGAGCGACGGCGTACGTGTGTCGGCGCGCGTGCTCGCCGCCGCTCACGACCGGCGAAGAGCTCTCGGAGTGGATTCGAGAGTTCAGGCCGTAA
- a CDS encoding thioredoxin family protein, with amino-acid sequence MTLDCMTPAREWDEAAHEDAVKTLASLDDSTHVRVWGADWCPDCTEQLPEFAAALAAAGVSHDRISTYPVERENGVKTGPKMAEYEVSLIPTVLVEDADGDELARFVEEEDQPIAEYLASELRAITA; translated from the coding sequence ATGACGCTGGACTGCATGACGCCCGCCCGCGAGTGGGACGAGGCCGCCCACGAGGACGCCGTGAAGACGCTCGCCTCCCTCGACGACTCCACGCACGTTCGCGTGTGGGGCGCGGACTGGTGTCCCGACTGCACCGAACAACTCCCCGAGTTCGCCGCCGCGCTCGCCGCCGCCGGCGTGTCTCACGACCGAATCTCCACTTACCCCGTGGAGCGTGAGAACGGCGTGAAGACCGGCCCGAAGATGGCGGAGTACGAGGTCTCGCTCATCCCGACCGTGCTGGTGGAGGACGCGGACGGCGACGAACTCGCGCGGTTCGTCGAGGAAGAAGACCAGCCCATCGCCGAGTACCTCGCGAGCGAACTCCGCGCGATTACGGCCTGA
- a CDS encoding PLP-dependent cysteine synthase family protein, with amino-acid sequence MRDSILDTIGTPLVRLSSPEGATVAAKVESFNPGGSAKDRPAREMVRAAEEAGDIQPGDRLVEATSGNTGIGLAVVCAARGYDLTIVMPESKSEERRRLLTAYGADLELVAGEMADANNRAARMARENPDTYHVSQFENEANPRAHYRTTAEEIIEQVEGREVDALVAAIGTGGTITGTATRLREEYPDMDVVGVEPVENPVLTTGEPGNDDYQGMGPGFVSDLLDTALLDAVETVALDDAEAECRRLAREEGILVGQSSGAASIAATRVADRLAQPELDCPEPPAALADGGHDYDDCPLVVTILPDSGERYLSAGTFD; translated from the coding sequence ATGAGAGACAGCATCCTCGACACCATCGGCACGCCGCTGGTTCGCCTGTCGTCGCCCGAGGGTGCGACCGTCGCCGCGAAGGTGGAATCCTTCAACCCCGGCGGCTCGGCGAAGGATCGGCCCGCGCGCGAGATGGTTCGCGCCGCCGAGGAAGCGGGCGACATCCAGCCGGGCGACAGACTCGTCGAGGCGACCAGCGGGAACACCGGCATCGGATTGGCGGTCGTGTGCGCCGCCCGGGGCTACGACCTCACCATCGTCATGCCCGAGTCGAAATCCGAGGAACGCCGCCGGCTCCTGACGGCGTACGGCGCCGACCTCGAACTCGTCGCGGGCGAGATGGCGGACGCGAACAACCGCGCCGCCAGGATGGCGCGCGAGAACCCCGACACCTACCACGTCAGCCAGTTCGAGAACGAAGCCAACCCCCGCGCGCACTACCGCACCACCGCCGAGGAAATCATCGAACAGGTCGAGGGCCGCGAAGTCGACGCGCTCGTCGCCGCCATCGGCACGGGTGGCACGATTACGGGCACCGCCACCCGCCTCCGAGAGGAGTATCCAGACATGGACGTCGTCGGCGTCGAACCCGTCGAGAACCCCGTTCTCACCACGGGCGAACCCGGCAACGACGACTACCAGGGCATGGGCCCCGGGTTCGTCAGCGACCTCCTCGACACCGCCCTCCTCGACGCGGTCGAAACCGTCGCCCTCGACGACGCCGAAGCCGAATGCCGCCGGCTCGCCCGCGAGGAAGGCATCCTCGTCGGCCAGTCCAGCGGCGCGGCGTCCATCGCCGCCACCCGGGTCGCCGACCGCCTCGCCCAACCCGAACTCGACTGCCCCGAACCGCCCGCCGCCCTCGCCGATGGGGGACACGACTACGACGACTGCCCGCTCGTCGTCACCATCCTCCCCGACTCCGGCGAACGCTACCTCAGCGCCGGCACCTTCGACTGA
- a CDS encoding DUF5804 family protein: MTRVCLVADDDSSLPVDLYGYDTARRALGTYDITEPWDNTVVLDTVSLGAAVSLLNDLNWYLARLTSDAFVRDPSVSRHEWLSRPLAREIRDGTVSPDDPINRLKVYGVENGRLVDPTHVLRGSGGDGDYERSEYEDTVVVRVTQDEFF, translated from the coding sequence ATGACGCGGGTCTGCCTCGTCGCGGACGACGACTCCAGCCTCCCGGTCGACCTCTACGGGTACGACACCGCCCGCCGCGCGCTCGGCACCTACGACATCACCGAGCCCTGGGACAACACCGTCGTCCTCGACACCGTCAGCCTCGGCGCGGCCGTCAGCCTCCTCAACGATCTCAACTGGTACCTCGCCCGCCTCACGAGCGACGCCTTCGTCCGGGATCCCAGCGTCAGCCGCCACGAGTGGCTCTCCCGCCCCCTCGCCCGCGAAATCCGGGACGGAACCGTCTCCCCCGACGACCCGATCAACCGACTCAAGGTCTACGGCGTCGAGAACGGCCGCCTCGTCGATCCGACCCACGTCCTCCGCGGCAGCGGCGGCGACGGCGACTACGAACGAAGCGAATACGAGGACACGGTCGTCGTCAGGGTCACGCAGGACGAGTTCTTCTGA
- a CDS encoding tRNA sulfurtransferase produces MIPPGADTVLVRHGDVGSKSAKVQSDMERVLRENLERTLDARDIEASVDARWARIFARGDDVDAITDAATDAFGVVSASPCLVVDPTMRGIRRALANTAREHYTGGAFAVEARRAGSHDFTSQDIGRAGGEAVWEAVEDEFQPEVDLDDPDITFFVECRGDAAYVFLEKRDGPGGLPLGTQRPLVALVSGGIDSPVAAYEAMKRGAPVIPVYLDLGPYGGPDHEARAIETVRLLSAYASGRDLTVHRVPAGPAVERVVEETGAERMLVYRRLMYRIAEAVAQQAGAVGIVTGEALGQKSSQTAANFAAVDDATTLPIHRPLFTRDKQDIVSQARDIGTFDTATVNAGCNRIAPDYPETNADPAVVRAAVPDDLDALIDSAVADRERVEVA; encoded by the coding sequence ATGATTCCTCCCGGTGCGGACACCGTGCTCGTGCGACACGGGGACGTCGGGTCGAAGTCCGCGAAGGTGCAGTCCGACATGGAGCGCGTGCTCCGGGAGAACCTCGAACGCACGCTCGACGCGCGGGATATCGAGGCGTCCGTGGACGCGCGGTGGGCGCGGATTTTCGCGAGGGGCGATGACGTGGACGCGATTACGGACGCCGCGACGGACGCGTTCGGCGTCGTCTCCGCGAGCCCCTGTCTCGTGGTTGATCCGACGATGCGCGGCATCCGGCGCGCGCTCGCGAACACCGCCCGCGAACACTACACCGGGGGTGCGTTCGCCGTCGAGGCGCGCCGCGCGGGCAGCCACGACTTCACGAGTCAGGACATCGGTCGCGCGGGCGGCGAAGCCGTCTGGGAGGCCGTCGAAGACGAGTTCCAGCCCGAAGTAGACCTGGACGACCCCGACATCACCTTCTTCGTGGAGTGCCGGGGCGACGCCGCGTACGTCTTTCTCGAAAAACGCGACGGACCGGGCGGCCTGCCGCTGGGGACGCAGCGCCCGCTCGTCGCGCTCGTCTCGGGCGGCATCGACTCGCCCGTCGCGGCGTACGAAGCCATGAAACGCGGCGCTCCCGTGATTCCGGTCTACCTCGACCTCGGCCCGTACGGCGGCCCCGACCACGAGGCGCGCGCCATCGAGACCGTTCGCCTGCTCTCCGCCTATGCGTCCGGCCGCGACCTCACCGTCCACCGAGTTCCCGCCGGCCCCGCCGTCGAGCGCGTCGTCGAGGAGACCGGCGCGGAACGGATGCTCGTCTACCGCCGCCTGATGTACCGCATCGCCGAAGCCGTCGCCCAGCAAGCGGGCGCGGTCGGCATCGTCACCGGGGAGGCGCTCGGGCAGAAGTCGAGTCAGACCGCCGCGAACTTCGCCGCCGTCGACGACGCCACCACGCTCCCGATCCACCGGCCGCTGTTCACGCGGGACAAACAGGACATCGTCTCGCAGGCGCGCGACATCGGGACGTTCGACACCGCCACCGTCAACGCCGGCTGCAACCGCATCGCGCCCGACTACCCCGAGACCAACGCCGACCCCGCGGTGGTGCGCGCCGCCGTCCCCGACGACCTCGATGCCCTCATCGACTCGGCGGTCGCCGACCGCGAGCGCGTGGAGGTCGCATGA